In the genome of Pseudomonadota bacterium, one region contains:
- the istB gene encoding IS21-like element helper ATPase IstB, whose translation MKLNGLANAFKDQMMQPDMNELSFEERFGLLVDHHWSWRDDRRLKTLLRNAKFKDNACIEDIDYKSPRGIDKSVILSLAICNWIKNTQNIIITGPTGAGKTYLACALANSACRKGFSSLYMRAPRLFREIAVARADGSYPKLMNKIVKAKVLIVDNFCISPIKDAEREDLLEVIEDRQNLCSTIISTQIPVEKWFEAIGDPTIADAVLYRLIHNAQKINLKGESMRKIRSPLTNKNKTGK comes from the coding sequence ATGAAGCTCAATGGATTGGCTAATGCATTTAAAGATCAGATGATGCAGCCGGACATGAATGAACTGTCCTTTGAAGAACGATTTGGTCTTCTGGTGGATCATCACTGGAGTTGGCGGGATGATCGACGACTTAAAACGCTTCTAAGAAATGCAAAGTTCAAAGACAATGCCTGTATTGAGGATATTGATTATAAAAGCCCTCGGGGCATTGATAAATCAGTAATCTTAAGCCTTGCAATCTGTAACTGGATAAAAAACACACAAAACATTATTATTACAGGCCCAACCGGAGCCGGCAAAACTTATCTTGCCTGTGCATTGGCAAACAGTGCATGCAGGAAAGGGTTTTCTTCATTGTATATGAGAGCCCCCCGATTGTTCCGGGAAATTGCTGTTGCCAGGGCGGACGGCAGCTATCCAAAACTGATGAATAAAATTGTAAAGGCCAAAGTACTGATTGTTGATAATTTTTGCATTAGCCCTATAAAAGATGCTGAACGTGAAGATTTATTGGAAGTGATAGAAGACAGGCAGAACCTTTGTTCAACAATCATATCTACACAGATACCAGTAGAAAAATGGTTTGAAGCTATAGGCGACCCGACCATAGCAGATGCGGTTCTTTATCGCTTAATTCACAACGCGCAAAAAATAAATTTAAAAGGAGAATCCATGCGGAAAATAAGATCTCCATTGACTAATAAAAACAAAACTGGGAAATAG